One region of Pangasianodon hypophthalmus isolate fPanHyp1 chromosome 15, fPanHyp1.pri, whole genome shotgun sequence genomic DNA includes:
- the rapgef1b gene encoding rap guanine nucleotide exchange factor 1b isoform X1 codes for MGNTGGRNQTSSTEADLIWLAKQEKNADSQRSHISTFTMKLMDKFHSPKIKRTPSKKGKQSAPEPAIKSTEKPVNKKVSRLEEQEKEVVSALRYFKTIVDKMSVDTKVLQMLPGSASKVLEAILPLMQVEARIQHSSAVSSCHNRVYQSLANLIRWADQVMLEGIDLDDKETVATVTAVIKAVLDGVKELVKLTIEKHEQPSPTSPSKPAPPVAKAESVCEMPLTEREKEILSKTTPPDSLTNILEEEVAPPKPPLPGLKLAEHRSRMQSCFSPVVTEIPPALPPKKRQSASSPTRIAVVAPMSRTNCGLNLQHGALKQQQEYEVELLQRRFSGGSQSYGGDSPRLSPCSIMGKLSKSDEQLSSLERDSGQCSRNTSCETLDNTDGYDPDYDFLHQDLSVSEPLPFPTVPSSCLSPLPECLSETPVTSPGPAQPRFSAPVAPISSAGASNGERPPALPQKKRRSAPILSSCQLYEFRPSDEDTPTSLFTPTLTNGTELSSPSDSPPPLPEKKCRTILQYMQFVEDYSEPQPSVFYQTPQSERIYEQRRNKRFQEVYGSNDSYETPPPPALPPKQRQLASHSSSPSSSSSSSLSLLPPSAGVPEEAESAIGLSLSVSNSFLSGHASLTTPTSESANDEGVEGEGEYVNLYSTSQANGDSTHHSDPITHCDVIHDSTAHIPPPKEGSKAALTKERLKSADSSHVKEEVDELSLVDHKEIMSRITLKSEGDDGPDVRAGSSDILLVHATETDRKDLVLYCEAFLTTYRTFITPEDLIKKLHYRYTHFCHSPDTFKKRVSKNTFFVLVRVVDELCVVELTEDILRQLMDLVFRLVCNGELSLARVLRKNILDKVEQKRMLQHTHILQPLAARGVSARPGTLHDFRSHEIADQLTLLDAELFYKIEIPEVLLWAKEQNEEKSPNLTQFTEHFNNMSYWVRSIIIQQEKAQDREKLLLKFIKIMKHLRKLNNFNSYLAILSALDSAPIRRLEWQKQTSEGLEEYCTLIDSSSSFRAYRAALADVEPPCIPYLGLILQDLTFVHLGNPDLIDGKVNFSKRWQQFNILDSMRRFQQVHYELKRNDDIVAFFNDFSDHLAEEALWELSLKIKPRNITRRRTERDEKT; via the exons AAGGTGAGCCGATTGGAGGAGCAAGAGAAGGAGGTGGTGAGTGCACTGAGATACTTTAAGACCATCGTGGACAAGATGTCAGTGGACACCAAAGTTCTCCAGATGTTGCCTGGCTCTGCTAGCAAAGTCCTAGAGGCCATTCTGCCCCTCATGCAAGTGGAGGCAAGGATCCAGcacag CTCTGCCGTATCATCCTGTCATAATCGTGTTTATCAGAGTTTGGCGAATCTCATTCGCTGGGCCGACCAAGTGATGCTGGAGGGCATCGACCTAGATGACAAAGAAACTGTGGCGACTGTTACTGCAGTGATAAAGGCCGTGCTGGATGGAGTAAAG gagttgGTGAAACTCACCATAGAAAAACACGAGCAGCCATCCCCGACATCGCCTAGCAAGCCAGCGCCCCCTGTGGCCAAAGCAGAGAG CGTGTGTGAGATGCCTCTAACTGAGCGGGAAAAGGAGATCCTCAGCAAGACCACGCCCCCAGATAGCTTGACGAACATCTTGGAAGAGGAAGTAGCGCCGCCCAAACCTCCTCTACCAGGGTTGAAGTTAGCAGAGCACAG GAGCAGGATGCAGTCATGCTTCAGTCCTGTGGTGACGGAAAT CCCACCCGCTCTGCCTCCAAAGAAGCGCCAGTCAGCCTCCTCGCCCACCCGCATAGCCGTGGTAGCACCCATGAGTAGAACGAACTGTGGCCTCAACCTGCAGCATGGAGCTCTCAAACAG CAACAGGAGTATGAGGTCGAACTATTGCAGAGGCGCTTCTCTGGCGGCAGCCAGTCATACGGTGGGGATTCACCTCGCCTCTCACCCTGCAGCATTATGGGGAAGCTGAGCAAATCAGATGAGCAGCTTTCCTCACTGGAGAGGGACAGCGGCCAATGCTCACGCAACACTAGCTGTGAGACGCTCG ATAACACAGACGGATACGACCCTGACTACGACTTCCTCCATCAGGATCTCTCAGTGTCCGAGCCTTTGCCATTTCCCACGGTTCCCAGCAGCTGCTTAAGCCCCCTCCCAGAATGCCTCAGTGAGACCCCCGTGACGTCTCCTGGCCCAGCACAACCTCGCTTCAGCGCCCCGGTTGCCCCAATCAGCTCTGCGGGAGCATCCAACGGAGAACGGCCCCCTGCACTTCCACAGAAAAAGAGGCGCTCCGCTCCCATCCTGTCATCCTGCCAGCTCTACGAATTCCGTCCCTCTGATGAAGACACACCCACTTCGTTGTTCACACCCACTTTGACCAACGGCACTGAACTGTCGTCCCCAAGCGACAGCCCTCCACCTCTGCCAGAAAAGAAGTGCAGAACAA tcctcCAGTACATGCAGTTTGTGGAGGATTACTCAGAACCACAGCCATCCGTCTTCTATCAGACTCCTCAGAGCGAGAGAATCTACGAACAGCGCAGGAACAAACGATTCCAAGAAGTTTATGGGTCCAACGACAGCTACGAGACTCCGCCCCCTCCGGCCCTGCCGCCGAAACAGCGGCAGCTG GCATCtcactcttcctctccctcctcctcttcctcctcctctctttcGCTCCTCCCTCCCTCCGCTGGTGTTCCGGAGGAGGCGGAGTCTGCTATTGGCCTCAGCCTGTCTGTGTCTAACTCCTTCCTTAGTGGCCACGCCTCTTTAACCACACCCACG AGTGAGAGTGCAAACGATGAAGGCGtagaaggagaaggagagtaTGTGAACCTGTACTCCACCTCACAGGCTAATGGAGATAGCACACACCACTCA GACCCGATCACACACTGTGATGTAATTCATGACTCCACTGCTCACATACCACCGCCCAAGGAAGGAAGCAAGGCAGCCTTGACCAAAGAAAG GTTAAAGTCAGCAGACTCGAGCCATGTCAAAGAGGAGGTTGATGAGCTTTCTCTCGTTGATCACAAAGAGATCATGAGTCGCATCACTCTTAAATCTGAG GGGGATGACGGCCCTGACGTCAGAGCTGGCTCAAGCGATATTCTCTTAGTACATGCTACAGAGACAGATCGCAAAG ATCTGGTGTTATACTGTGAAGCCTTTCTAACTACATACAGAACCTTCATCACTCCTGAAGACCTCATCAAAAAACTACATTACAG ATACACTCATTTCTGCCATAGTCCGGACACATTTAAGAAGCGTGTCAGTAAGAACACTTTCTTCGTGCTGGTGCGGGTGGTGGATGAACTGTG CGTGGTGGAGCTGACGGAGGACATCCTCAGGCAGCTGATGGATCTCGTGTTCCGGCTGGTATGTAATGGCGAGCTGAGTCTGGCTCGCGTCCTTCGCAAAAACATTCTGGATAAAGTGGAACAGAAGAGGatgctgcagcacacacacatcctccaaCCATTAGCGGCACGAGGGGTCTCggccag GCCAGGCACACTGCATGACTTTCGCAGCCATGAGATCGCTGATCAGCTTACACTTCTGGATGCAGAGCTCTTCTACAAGATTGAG ATTCCAGAGGTTCTTTTGTGGGCGAAGGAGCAGAATGAGGAGAAGAGTCCCAATCTGACTCAGTTTACAGAGCACTTTAACAACATGAGCTACTG GGTGCGCTCAATAATCATCCAGCAGGAGAAAGctcaggacagagagaaactTCTGCTCAAATTCATCAAGATCATGAAG CACTTGAGGAAGTTGAACAACTTTAACTCGTACTTGGCCATCCTGTCGGCTTTGGACTCTGCACCAATCAGGAGGCTTGAGTGGCAGAAGCAGACATCCGAG ggACTGGAGGAGTACTGCACCTTGATTGACAGTTCGTCCTCTTTTCGAGCTTATAGAGCGGCATTGGCTGATGTGGAGCCTCCCTGCATCCCttatct CGGGTTGATCCTGCAGGACCTGACCTTCGTACATCTGGGAAATCCAGACCTGATTGATGGGAAAGTGAACTTCTCCAAGCGCTGGCAGCAGTTCAACATCCTGGACAGCATGAGGCGCTTCCAACAAGT ACACTACGAGTTGAAGAGGAACGATGACATTGTGGCGTTCTTCAATGACTTCAGCGACCACCTCGCCGAAGAGGCGTTATGGGAGCTTTCACTGAAGATCAAACCACGCAACATCACACGCCGCCGGACTGAGCGTGACGAGAAAACCTAG
- the rapgef1b gene encoding rap guanine nucleotide exchange factor 1b isoform X5: protein MGNTGGRNQTSSTEADLIWLAKQEKNADSQRSHISTFTMKLMDKFHSPKIKRTPSKKGKQSAPEPAIKSTEKPVNKKVSRLEEQEKEVVSALRYFKTIVDKMSVDTKVLQMLPGSASKVLEAILPLMQVEARIQHSSAVSSCHNRVYQSLANLIRWADQVMLEGIDLDDKETVATVTAVIKAVLDGVKELVKLTIEKHEQPSPTSPSKPAPPVAKAESVCEMPLTEREKEILSKTTPPDSLTNILEEEVAPPKPPLPGLKLAEHSPPALPPKKRQSASSPTRIAVVAPMSRTNCGLNLQHGALKQQQEYEVELLQRRFSGGSQSYGGDSPRLSPCSIMGKLSKSDEQLSSLERDSGQCSRNTSCETLDNTDGYDPDYDFLHQDLSVSEPLPFPTVPSSCLSPLPECLSETPVTSPGPAQPRFSAPVAPISSAGASNGERPPALPQKKRRSAPILSSCQLYEFRPSDEDTPTSLFTPTLTNGTELSSPSDSPPPLPEKKCRTILQYMQFVEDYSEPQPSVFYQTPQSERIYEQRRNKRFQEVYGSNDSYETPPPPALPPKQRQLSESANDEGVEGEGEYVNLYSTSQANGDSTHHSDPITHCDVIHDSTAHIPPPKEGSKAALTKERLKSADSSHVKEEVDELSLVDHKEIMSRITLKSEGDDGPDVRAGSSDILLVHATETDRKDLVLYCEAFLTTYRTFITPEDLIKKLHYRYTHFCHSPDTFKKRVSKNTFFVLVRVVDELCVVELTEDILRQLMDLVFRLVCNGELSLARVLRKNILDKVEQKRMLQHTHILQPLAARGVSARPGTLHDFRSHEIADQLTLLDAELFYKIEIPEVLLWAKEQNEEKSPNLTQFTEHFNNMSYWVRSIIIQQEKAQDREKLLLKFIKIMKHLRKLNNFNSYLAILSALDSAPIRRLEWQKQTSEGLEEYCTLIDSSSSFRAYRAALADVEPPCIPYLGLILQDLTFVHLGNPDLIDGKVNFSKRWQQFNILDSMRRFQQVHYELKRNDDIVAFFNDFSDHLAEEALWELSLKIKPRNITRRRTERDEKT from the exons AAGGTGAGCCGATTGGAGGAGCAAGAGAAGGAGGTGGTGAGTGCACTGAGATACTTTAAGACCATCGTGGACAAGATGTCAGTGGACACCAAAGTTCTCCAGATGTTGCCTGGCTCTGCTAGCAAAGTCCTAGAGGCCATTCTGCCCCTCATGCAAGTGGAGGCAAGGATCCAGcacag CTCTGCCGTATCATCCTGTCATAATCGTGTTTATCAGAGTTTGGCGAATCTCATTCGCTGGGCCGACCAAGTGATGCTGGAGGGCATCGACCTAGATGACAAAGAAACTGTGGCGACTGTTACTGCAGTGATAAAGGCCGTGCTGGATGGAGTAAAG gagttgGTGAAACTCACCATAGAAAAACACGAGCAGCCATCCCCGACATCGCCTAGCAAGCCAGCGCCCCCTGTGGCCAAAGCAGAGAG CGTGTGTGAGATGCCTCTAACTGAGCGGGAAAAGGAGATCCTCAGCAAGACCACGCCCCCAGATAGCTTGACGAACATCTTGGAAGAGGAAGTAGCGCCGCCCAAACCTCCTCTACCAGGGTTGAAGTTAGCAGAGCACAG CCCACCCGCTCTGCCTCCAAAGAAGCGCCAGTCAGCCTCCTCGCCCACCCGCATAGCCGTGGTAGCACCCATGAGTAGAACGAACTGTGGCCTCAACCTGCAGCATGGAGCTCTCAAACAG CAACAGGAGTATGAGGTCGAACTATTGCAGAGGCGCTTCTCTGGCGGCAGCCAGTCATACGGTGGGGATTCACCTCGCCTCTCACCCTGCAGCATTATGGGGAAGCTGAGCAAATCAGATGAGCAGCTTTCCTCACTGGAGAGGGACAGCGGCCAATGCTCACGCAACACTAGCTGTGAGACGCTCG ATAACACAGACGGATACGACCCTGACTACGACTTCCTCCATCAGGATCTCTCAGTGTCCGAGCCTTTGCCATTTCCCACGGTTCCCAGCAGCTGCTTAAGCCCCCTCCCAGAATGCCTCAGTGAGACCCCCGTGACGTCTCCTGGCCCAGCACAACCTCGCTTCAGCGCCCCGGTTGCCCCAATCAGCTCTGCGGGAGCATCCAACGGAGAACGGCCCCCTGCACTTCCACAGAAAAAGAGGCGCTCCGCTCCCATCCTGTCATCCTGCCAGCTCTACGAATTCCGTCCCTCTGATGAAGACACACCCACTTCGTTGTTCACACCCACTTTGACCAACGGCACTGAACTGTCGTCCCCAAGCGACAGCCCTCCACCTCTGCCAGAAAAGAAGTGCAGAACAA tcctcCAGTACATGCAGTTTGTGGAGGATTACTCAGAACCACAGCCATCCGTCTTCTATCAGACTCCTCAGAGCGAGAGAATCTACGAACAGCGCAGGAACAAACGATTCCAAGAAGTTTATGGGTCCAACGACAGCTACGAGACTCCGCCCCCTCCGGCCCTGCCGCCGAAACAGCGGCAGCTG AGTGAGAGTGCAAACGATGAAGGCGtagaaggagaaggagagtaTGTGAACCTGTACTCCACCTCACAGGCTAATGGAGATAGCACACACCACTCA GACCCGATCACACACTGTGATGTAATTCATGACTCCACTGCTCACATACCACCGCCCAAGGAAGGAAGCAAGGCAGCCTTGACCAAAGAAAG GTTAAAGTCAGCAGACTCGAGCCATGTCAAAGAGGAGGTTGATGAGCTTTCTCTCGTTGATCACAAAGAGATCATGAGTCGCATCACTCTTAAATCTGAG GGGGATGACGGCCCTGACGTCAGAGCTGGCTCAAGCGATATTCTCTTAGTACATGCTACAGAGACAGATCGCAAAG ATCTGGTGTTATACTGTGAAGCCTTTCTAACTACATACAGAACCTTCATCACTCCTGAAGACCTCATCAAAAAACTACATTACAG ATACACTCATTTCTGCCATAGTCCGGACACATTTAAGAAGCGTGTCAGTAAGAACACTTTCTTCGTGCTGGTGCGGGTGGTGGATGAACTGTG CGTGGTGGAGCTGACGGAGGACATCCTCAGGCAGCTGATGGATCTCGTGTTCCGGCTGGTATGTAATGGCGAGCTGAGTCTGGCTCGCGTCCTTCGCAAAAACATTCTGGATAAAGTGGAACAGAAGAGGatgctgcagcacacacacatcctccaaCCATTAGCGGCACGAGGGGTCTCggccag GCCAGGCACACTGCATGACTTTCGCAGCCATGAGATCGCTGATCAGCTTACACTTCTGGATGCAGAGCTCTTCTACAAGATTGAG ATTCCAGAGGTTCTTTTGTGGGCGAAGGAGCAGAATGAGGAGAAGAGTCCCAATCTGACTCAGTTTACAGAGCACTTTAACAACATGAGCTACTG GGTGCGCTCAATAATCATCCAGCAGGAGAAAGctcaggacagagagaaactTCTGCTCAAATTCATCAAGATCATGAAG CACTTGAGGAAGTTGAACAACTTTAACTCGTACTTGGCCATCCTGTCGGCTTTGGACTCTGCACCAATCAGGAGGCTTGAGTGGCAGAAGCAGACATCCGAG ggACTGGAGGAGTACTGCACCTTGATTGACAGTTCGTCCTCTTTTCGAGCTTATAGAGCGGCATTGGCTGATGTGGAGCCTCCCTGCATCCCttatct CGGGTTGATCCTGCAGGACCTGACCTTCGTACATCTGGGAAATCCAGACCTGATTGATGGGAAAGTGAACTTCTCCAAGCGCTGGCAGCAGTTCAACATCCTGGACAGCATGAGGCGCTTCCAACAAGT ACACTACGAGTTGAAGAGGAACGATGACATTGTGGCGTTCTTCAATGACTTCAGCGACCACCTCGCCGAAGAGGCGTTATGGGAGCTTTCACTGAAGATCAAACCACGCAACATCACACGCCGCCGGACTGAGCGTGACGAGAAAACCTAG
- the rapgef1b gene encoding rap guanine nucleotide exchange factor 1b isoform X3: MSGKIESKHDSQRSHISTFTMKLMDKFHSPKIKRTPSKKGKQSAPEPAIKSTEKPVNKKVSRLEEQEKEVVSALRYFKTIVDKMSVDTKVLQMLPGSASKVLEAILPLMQVEARIQHSSAVSSCHNRVYQSLANLIRWADQVMLEGIDLDDKETVATVTAVIKAVLDGVKELVKLTIEKHEQPSPTSPSKPAPPVAKAESVCEMPLTEREKEILSKTTPPDSLTNILEEEVAPPKPPLPGLKLAEHRSRMQSCFSPVVTEIPPALPPKKRQSASSPTRIAVVAPMSRTNCGLNLQHGALKQQQEYEVELLQRRFSGGSQSYGGDSPRLSPCSIMGKLSKSDEQLSSLERDSGQCSRNTSCETLDNTDGYDPDYDFLHQDLSVSEPLPFPTVPSSCLSPLPECLSETPVTSPGPAQPRFSAPVAPISSAGASNGERPPALPQKKRRSAPILSSCQLYEFRPSDEDTPTSLFTPTLTNGTELSSPSDSPPPLPEKKCRTILQYMQFVEDYSEPQPSVFYQTPQSERIYEQRRNKRFQEVYGSNDSYETPPPPALPPKQRQLASHSSSPSSSSSSSLSLLPPSAGVPEEAESAIGLSLSVSNSFLSGHASLTTPTSESANDEGVEGEGEYVNLYSTSQANGDSTHHSDPITHCDVIHDSTAHIPPPKEGSKAALTKERLKSADSSHVKEEVDELSLVDHKEIMSRITLKSEGDDGPDVRAGSSDILLVHATETDRKDLVLYCEAFLTTYRTFITPEDLIKKLHYRYTHFCHSPDTFKKRVSKNTFFVLVRVVDELCVVELTEDILRQLMDLVFRLVCNGELSLARVLRKNILDKVEQKRMLQHTHILQPLAARGVSARPGTLHDFRSHEIADQLTLLDAELFYKIEIPEVLLWAKEQNEEKSPNLTQFTEHFNNMSYWVRSIIIQQEKAQDREKLLLKFIKIMKHLRKLNNFNSYLAILSALDSAPIRRLEWQKQTSEGLEEYCTLIDSSSSFRAYRAALADVEPPCIPYLGLILQDLTFVHLGNPDLIDGKVNFSKRWQQFNILDSMRRFQQVHYELKRNDDIVAFFNDFSDHLAEEALWELSLKIKPRNITRRRTERDEKT, translated from the exons AAGGTGAGCCGATTGGAGGAGCAAGAGAAGGAGGTGGTGAGTGCACTGAGATACTTTAAGACCATCGTGGACAAGATGTCAGTGGACACCAAAGTTCTCCAGATGTTGCCTGGCTCTGCTAGCAAAGTCCTAGAGGCCATTCTGCCCCTCATGCAAGTGGAGGCAAGGATCCAGcacag CTCTGCCGTATCATCCTGTCATAATCGTGTTTATCAGAGTTTGGCGAATCTCATTCGCTGGGCCGACCAAGTGATGCTGGAGGGCATCGACCTAGATGACAAAGAAACTGTGGCGACTGTTACTGCAGTGATAAAGGCCGTGCTGGATGGAGTAAAG gagttgGTGAAACTCACCATAGAAAAACACGAGCAGCCATCCCCGACATCGCCTAGCAAGCCAGCGCCCCCTGTGGCCAAAGCAGAGAG CGTGTGTGAGATGCCTCTAACTGAGCGGGAAAAGGAGATCCTCAGCAAGACCACGCCCCCAGATAGCTTGACGAACATCTTGGAAGAGGAAGTAGCGCCGCCCAAACCTCCTCTACCAGGGTTGAAGTTAGCAGAGCACAG GAGCAGGATGCAGTCATGCTTCAGTCCTGTGGTGACGGAAAT CCCACCCGCTCTGCCTCCAAAGAAGCGCCAGTCAGCCTCCTCGCCCACCCGCATAGCCGTGGTAGCACCCATGAGTAGAACGAACTGTGGCCTCAACCTGCAGCATGGAGCTCTCAAACAG CAACAGGAGTATGAGGTCGAACTATTGCAGAGGCGCTTCTCTGGCGGCAGCCAGTCATACGGTGGGGATTCACCTCGCCTCTCACCCTGCAGCATTATGGGGAAGCTGAGCAAATCAGATGAGCAGCTTTCCTCACTGGAGAGGGACAGCGGCCAATGCTCACGCAACACTAGCTGTGAGACGCTCG ATAACACAGACGGATACGACCCTGACTACGACTTCCTCCATCAGGATCTCTCAGTGTCCGAGCCTTTGCCATTTCCCACGGTTCCCAGCAGCTGCTTAAGCCCCCTCCCAGAATGCCTCAGTGAGACCCCCGTGACGTCTCCTGGCCCAGCACAACCTCGCTTCAGCGCCCCGGTTGCCCCAATCAGCTCTGCGGGAGCATCCAACGGAGAACGGCCCCCTGCACTTCCACAGAAAAAGAGGCGCTCCGCTCCCATCCTGTCATCCTGCCAGCTCTACGAATTCCGTCCCTCTGATGAAGACACACCCACTTCGTTGTTCACACCCACTTTGACCAACGGCACTGAACTGTCGTCCCCAAGCGACAGCCCTCCACCTCTGCCAGAAAAGAAGTGCAGAACAA tcctcCAGTACATGCAGTTTGTGGAGGATTACTCAGAACCACAGCCATCCGTCTTCTATCAGACTCCTCAGAGCGAGAGAATCTACGAACAGCGCAGGAACAAACGATTCCAAGAAGTTTATGGGTCCAACGACAGCTACGAGACTCCGCCCCCTCCGGCCCTGCCGCCGAAACAGCGGCAGCTG GCATCtcactcttcctctccctcctcctcttcctcctcctctctttcGCTCCTCCCTCCCTCCGCTGGTGTTCCGGAGGAGGCGGAGTCTGCTATTGGCCTCAGCCTGTCTGTGTCTAACTCCTTCCTTAGTGGCCACGCCTCTTTAACCACACCCACG AGTGAGAGTGCAAACGATGAAGGCGtagaaggagaaggagagtaTGTGAACCTGTACTCCACCTCACAGGCTAATGGAGATAGCACACACCACTCA GACCCGATCACACACTGTGATGTAATTCATGACTCCACTGCTCACATACCACCGCCCAAGGAAGGAAGCAAGGCAGCCTTGACCAAAGAAAG GTTAAAGTCAGCAGACTCGAGCCATGTCAAAGAGGAGGTTGATGAGCTTTCTCTCGTTGATCACAAAGAGATCATGAGTCGCATCACTCTTAAATCTGAG GGGGATGACGGCCCTGACGTCAGAGCTGGCTCAAGCGATATTCTCTTAGTACATGCTACAGAGACAGATCGCAAAG ATCTGGTGTTATACTGTGAAGCCTTTCTAACTACATACAGAACCTTCATCACTCCTGAAGACCTCATCAAAAAACTACATTACAG ATACACTCATTTCTGCCATAGTCCGGACACATTTAAGAAGCGTGTCAGTAAGAACACTTTCTTCGTGCTGGTGCGGGTGGTGGATGAACTGTG CGTGGTGGAGCTGACGGAGGACATCCTCAGGCAGCTGATGGATCTCGTGTTCCGGCTGGTATGTAATGGCGAGCTGAGTCTGGCTCGCGTCCTTCGCAAAAACATTCTGGATAAAGTGGAACAGAAGAGGatgctgcagcacacacacatcctccaaCCATTAGCGGCACGAGGGGTCTCggccag GCCAGGCACACTGCATGACTTTCGCAGCCATGAGATCGCTGATCAGCTTACACTTCTGGATGCAGAGCTCTTCTACAAGATTGAG ATTCCAGAGGTTCTTTTGTGGGCGAAGGAGCAGAATGAGGAGAAGAGTCCCAATCTGACTCAGTTTACAGAGCACTTTAACAACATGAGCTACTG GGTGCGCTCAATAATCATCCAGCAGGAGAAAGctcaggacagagagaaactTCTGCTCAAATTCATCAAGATCATGAAG CACTTGAGGAAGTTGAACAACTTTAACTCGTACTTGGCCATCCTGTCGGCTTTGGACTCTGCACCAATCAGGAGGCTTGAGTGGCAGAAGCAGACATCCGAG ggACTGGAGGAGTACTGCACCTTGATTGACAGTTCGTCCTCTTTTCGAGCTTATAGAGCGGCATTGGCTGATGTGGAGCCTCCCTGCATCCCttatct CGGGTTGATCCTGCAGGACCTGACCTTCGTACATCTGGGAAATCCAGACCTGATTGATGGGAAAGTGAACTTCTCCAAGCGCTGGCAGCAGTTCAACATCCTGGACAGCATGAGGCGCTTCCAACAAGT ACACTACGAGTTGAAGAGGAACGATGACATTGTGGCGTTCTTCAATGACTTCAGCGACCACCTCGCCGAAGAGGCGTTATGGGAGCTTTCACTGAAGATCAAACCACGCAACATCACACGCCGCCGGACTGAGCGTGACGAGAAAACCTAG